The proteins below are encoded in one region of Sminthopsis crassicaudata isolate SCR6 chromosome 1, ASM4859323v1, whole genome shotgun sequence:
- the LOC141546999 gene encoding uncharacterized protein LOC141546999 encodes MAPVSLTAQTQQVPVTFKDVAVDFTLEEWGHLDPFQKELYREVMLENFRNLVCLGLTVSKPEVICQLEQGEAPWIPEGESPRNSSAGCTSDFLDLNTVPQLQSLPEISLGAKGILTLEDPSTPLTFSQWNVPPPCQSPPPIDWETNHETKESVQELDISMEESSQEKLTKDGSCFLKLQEAWDCVGSLKKKQNNEVKHSQQVKISPKKHSNKLRWHEYNYCRNFNLGPVGFSQTRVGKSPSNCYTQGKSFKVCSDLRLRNTACSNKIFCKFNEGEEKLCEYNEYWKAFRNRSELTQYQTMHLGEKSYKCSECEKAFRYRSELSQHQTIHTGEKPYECNVCGKAFRLKAQLKQHQKIHTGERPFKCDECGKAFIQSQNLKQHYRIHTGEKPFECNECGKAFTQRIGLIQHQRIHSGEKPYECNQCGKAFRLRGKLSQHQTIHTGEKPFKCEECGKAFIQSQNLKQHYRTHTGEKPYECNQCEKTFSRRIGLYQHQKIHGSEACYKCNECGKMFRYLTELTYHQKSHAEKKPYEYSGCGQAFSERKQFISHYPLNNGDKPYECNECGKAFGQKKELNRHYTIHTGEKPYECNECGKAFRQRMGLTRHQTIHTGEKPYECNECGKAFSQKIGLSRHQTVHTGEKPYKCGECGKAFRLSALLTAHKNIHTGEKPYECNECGKAFRLRALLTTHKNIHTGEKPYECNECGKFFRLRALLTAHKNIHTGEKPFECNECGKTFRQKTGLTQHQTIHTGEKPYECNRCGKAFRQRIGLTQHQTIHTGEKPYGCNECGKAFRLRAELTQHQTIHTGEKPYECNECGKTFRQKAGLTQHQRIHTGEKPYKCGECGKAFSRRVALTQHQTVHTGEKPYECNECGKAFSQRIALSKHQTIHTGEKPYECSECGKSFRLRAQLTQHQRIHAGEKLYGYSD; translated from the exons ATGGCCCCTGTCTCCCTGACCGCCCAGACGCAGCAG GTGCCAGTGACCTTCAAGGATGTGGCCGTGGACTTCACCCTGGAGGAGTGGGGGCACCTGGACCCCTTCCAGAAGGAGCTGTACCGGGAGGTGATGCTGGAGAACTTCCGGAACCTCGTCTGCCTGG GACTTACAGTGTCCAAGCCTGAGGTAATCTGCCAGttggagcaaggagaagccccttgGATCCCAGAGGGAGAAAGCCCAAGAAACAGCTCTGCAG GCTGTACTTCAGACTTCCTGGACCTCAACACCGTACCCCAGCTGCAGTCTCTCCCTGAAATCTCCCTCGGTGCCAAGGGCATCCTCACTTTGGAAGACCCGTCAACCCCTCTGACCTTCTCACAGTGGAACGTGCCTCCGCCGTGCCAGTCCCCTCCTCCCATTG aTTGGGAGACAAATCATGAAACCAAGGAGTCAGTTCAGGAGCTGGATATTTCAATGGAAGAATCATCTCAAGAAAAACTCACAAAGGATGGTTCTTGTTTCTTAAAGTTACAAGAAGCTTGGGATTGTGTTGGCAGTTTAAAGAAGAAGCAGAACAATGAGGTGAAACATTCTCAGCAAGTGAAAATTTCCCCAAAGAAGCATTCTAATAAATTGAGATGGCATGAATATAACTACTGCAGAAATTTCAACCTAGGACCAGTAGGCTTCTCTCAAACGAGAGTAGGAAAGAGTCCCAGTAATTGTTATACACAAGGAAAGAGCTTCAAAGTGTGTTCAGACTTAAGATTACGTAATACAGCatgttcaaataaaatattttgtaagtttAATGAAGGCGAAGAGAAACTTtgtgaatataatgaatattgGAAGGCCTTTAGGAACAGATCAGAACTTACTCAATATCAGACAATGCATCTTGGAGAGAAATCTTACAAATGTAGTGAATGTGAGAAGGCTTTTAGGTACAGATCAGAGCTTTCTCAACATCAGACAATTCATACTGgtgaaaaaccttatgaatgtaatgtgTGCGGGAAGGCATTCCGCCTGAAAGCACAGCTGAAGcaacatcagaaaattcatactggTGAAAGACCTTTTAAAtgtgatgaatgtggaaaagccttcattCAAAGCCAAAATCTCAAACAACACTatagaattcacactggagagaaaccttttgaatgtaatgaatgtggaaaggccttcaCCCAGAGAATAGGACTTattcaacatcagagaatccatagtggtgaaaaaccttatgaatgtaatcaatgtgggaaGGCTTTCCGCCTGAGAGGAAAACTCAGTCAACATCAAACGATTCATACTGGtgaaaaaccttttaaatgtgaggaatgtgggaaagctttcatACAAAGCCAAAATCTCAAACAGCATTatagaactcacactggagaaaagccttaCGAGTGTAATCAATGTGAGAAGACGTTCAGCCGAAGAATAGGGCTTTATCAGCATCAGAAAATTCATGGAAGTGAGGCAtgttataaatgtaatgaatgtggaaagatgTTTAGGTACTTGACAGAACTAACTTATCATCAAAAAAGTCATGCTGAAAAGAAACCTTATGAATATAGTGGATGTGGACAGGCCTTCAGTGAGAGAAAacaatttatttcacattatccACTTAATAATGGAGACAAgccctatgaatgtaatgaatgtggaaaggcctttgGCCAGAAGAAGGAACTTAATCGACATTATACAATTCATACGGGAGAGAAACCATatgagtgtaatgaatgtgggaaggccttccgCCAAAGAATGGGACTTACTCGACATCAGACGATTCATACGGGTGAGAAGCCTTatgagtgtaatgaatgtgggaaggcatTCAGTCAGAAGATCGGACTTAGTCGACATCAGACCGTTCATACTGGTGAGAAACCATATAAATGtggtgaatgtgggaaagccttccgCCTGAGTGCATTGCTTACTGCTCATAAGAATATTCATACAGgtgagaagccttatgaatgtaatgaatgtggaaaagcttttcgACTGAGAGCATTGCTTACTACCCATAAGAATATTCATACAGGTGAGAAACCATATGAATGTAACGAATGTGGGAAATTCTTCCGATTGAGAGCGCTGCTTACTGCACATAAGAatattcatactggagagaaaccttttgaatgtaacGAATGTGGGAAGACCTTCCGTCAGAAGACGGGACTGACACAACATCAGacaattcacactggagagaagccctatGAATGTAATAGGTGTGGGAAGGCCTTCCGCCAAAGAATTGGACTTACTCAACATCAGACAATTCATACTGGTGAAAAGCCTTATGGATGCAACGAATGTGGGAAGGCCTTTCGCTTGAGAGCAGAGCTTACGCAGCATCAGACGATTCATACTggtgagaaaccttatgaatgtaacgaGTGTGGAAAAACATTCCGCCAAAAGGCAGGACTTACTCAacaccagagaattcatactggagagaaaccgtATAAATGTGgtgaatgtgggaaggccttcagCAGGCGGGTAGCCCTTACACAACATCAGACAGTTCATACAGGTGAAAAACCTTatgagtgtaatgaatgtgggaaagccttcagccaGAGGATAGCCCTGTCTAAACATCAGACAATTCATACTggtgagaaaccttatgaatgcagTGAATGTGGAAAGTCCTTCCGCCTCAGAGCACAACTTactcaacatcagagaattcatgcTGGTGAGAAACTTTATGGATATAGTGATTGA